Proteins encoded by one window of Bradyrhizobium sp. B097:
- a CDS encoding circularly permuted type 2 ATP-grasp protein: MAQWTRDYVRLPGIPDEYIAENGAPRPVWARFFDAFAGLSPADIERRFASADRHLREAGVTYRAPGDTSDRIWPLSHLPLIIDAADWRQLAAGVAQRAQLLEMVLADLYGDGRLVAEGAIPAAAIAGSSEYLRAVSGIKPPGGRYLHLYAADIGRGPDGRWWVLGDRTQAPSGAGYALENRLVLSRAFSNLYKSMNVERVAPFFEAFRDSLRASADRDEPRIGLLTPGAFSETYFEHATLARYLGFLLVEGDDLAVSGDRIHIRTVAGLKRLDVLLRRVDSNMLDPLELDASSYLGVPGLVEVLRKSGVVVANMPGSGVMEARALLGFLPSLCRRLLSEDLMMPHIATWWCGQKSAREQVLSRFDEFAIEGAYGRGVADFPGHGPVLPGELSAVDRDRLKDAISHRGIDYVGQELVRLSTTPVWENGRIAPRPFVLRVFAAATPNGWTVLPGGFCRIADRADARAVSMGDGAVSADVWVVSDKAVATSTLLPAVDTVRIRRIAGVLPSRAADNLFWLGRYLERAEATIRLIRALCTPLRDPARANSTGSTPAMHSAERIQRMLVAWGAASQTARANPAKVALEALQNEEKFGSALSLVRSAQRTATSLRERLSPDAWQVITEMADRLAIEVHDDDGVVSAAELTLQELASFAGLAQENMNRAAGWRFLEMGRRAERAINTTRFARQFAYDEAGDEDLDVLLTLVDCQITYRSRYLVQPLLTPVRDLAVLDPYNPRSVAFQVAALNGHIAALPSLKEHGLIERPQRLAVAVEAMLTTAEASSLDVKTLFALEQDLLNLADSVGLHYFPHGPNASRPEKLTGLA; the protein is encoded by the coding sequence ATGGCGCAGTGGACCCGCGACTATGTCCGGCTGCCCGGCATTCCCGATGAATATATTGCCGAGAACGGTGCGCCGCGGCCGGTCTGGGCCCGCTTCTTCGACGCCTTTGCCGGGCTGTCGCCGGCCGATATCGAACGCCGCTTCGCCTCCGCCGATCGCCATCTGCGCGAGGCCGGCGTCACCTATCGCGCGCCCGGCGATACGTCCGACCGGATCTGGCCGCTCAGCCATCTGCCGCTGATCATCGATGCGGCCGATTGGCGCCAGCTCGCTGCCGGCGTCGCGCAGCGCGCGCAGCTTTTGGAAATGGTGCTGGCCGATCTCTACGGCGACGGCCGTCTCGTCGCAGAGGGGGCGATTCCCGCCGCGGCGATCGCCGGCAGCAGCGAATATCTGCGCGCGGTCAGCGGCATCAAGCCGCCGGGCGGCCGCTATTTGCATCTCTATGCCGCCGACATCGGCCGCGGGCCTGACGGCCGCTGGTGGGTGCTCGGCGATCGCACCCAGGCCCCGTCGGGCGCGGGCTATGCGCTGGAAAACCGCCTGGTGCTGTCGCGCGCCTTTTCCAACCTCTACAAGTCGATGAATGTCGAGCGCGTCGCGCCGTTCTTCGAAGCGTTCCGCGATTCACTTCGCGCCAGCGCCGATCGCGACGAGCCGCGGATCGGCCTGCTGACGCCCGGCGCCTTCAGCGAGACCTATTTCGAGCATGCCACGCTGGCGCGCTATCTCGGCTTCCTGCTGGTCGAGGGCGACGACCTCGCGGTCTCCGGCGACCGCATCCACATCCGCACCGTCGCCGGATTGAAGCGGCTCGACGTGCTGCTGCGCCGGGTCGATTCCAACATGCTCGATCCGCTCGAGCTCGACGCCTCCTCCTATCTCGGCGTGCCCGGGCTCGTCGAGGTGCTGCGCAAGAGCGGCGTCGTGGTCGCCAACATGCCGGGCTCGGGCGTGATGGAGGCGAGGGCGTTGCTCGGCTTCCTGCCCAGTCTGTGTAGGCGTCTGCTCAGTGAAGACCTGATGATGCCGCACATCGCGACCTGGTGGTGCGGCCAGAAGTCCGCCCGCGAGCAGGTGCTGTCGCGGTTCGACGAATTCGCGATCGAAGGCGCCTATGGCCGCGGCGTTGCGGATTTTCCAGGCCACGGGCCGGTGCTCCCGGGCGAACTATCGGCCGTGGACCGCGACCGCCTGAAGGATGCGATCAGCCATCGCGGCATCGATTATGTCGGCCAGGAGCTGGTGCGGCTGTCGACCACGCCGGTGTGGGAGAACGGCCGCATCGCGCCGCGCCCGTTCGTGCTGCGGGTGTTCGCGGCGGCGACGCCGAACGGCTGGACCGTGTTGCCCGGCGGCTTCTGCCGGATTGCCGATCGGGCGGATGCGCGCGCGGTGTCGATGGGCGATGGCGCGGTGTCCGCCGACGTCTGGGTGGTCTCCGACAAGGCGGTTGCGACCTCGACCCTGCTGCCGGCGGTCGACACCGTCCGCATCCGCCGCATCGCCGGCGTGCTGCCGAGCCGCGCCGCCGACAATCTGTTCTGGCTCGGCCGCTATCTCGAGCGCGCCGAAGCCACCATTCGGCTGATCCGCGCGCTGTGCACGCCGCTGCGCGATCCGGCGCGGGCGAATTCAACCGGCTCGACGCCGGCGATGCATTCGGCCGAGCGCATCCAGCGCATGCTGGTTGCCTGGGGCGCGGCCTCGCAGACCGCGCGCGCCAATCCCGCCAAGGTTGCGCTCGAAGCGTTGCAGAACGAGGAGAAGTTCGGCTCGGCGCTATCGCTGGTGCGATCGGCGCAGCGCACCGCAACCTCGCTGCGCGAGCGGCTGTCGCCGGACGCCTGGCAGGTCATCACCGAGATGGCGGATCGGCTCGCGATCGAGGTTCACGACGATGACGGCGTCGTCAGCGCCGCCGAGCTGACCTTGCAGGAGCTCGCAAGTTTCGCCGGCCTCGCGCAGGAGAACATGAACCGCGCCGCCGGCTGGCGCTTCCTCGAGATGGGCCGCCGTGCCGAGCGCGCCATCAACACCACACGCTTTGCCCGTCAGTTCGCCTATGACGAAGCCGGCGACGAAGACCTCGACGTTCTGCTCACGCTGGTCGATTGCCAGATCACCTACCGCTCGCGGTATCTGGTGCAGCCGCTGCTGACGCCGGTGCGGGATCTTGCCGTGCTCGATCCCTACAATCCGCGCTCGGTCGCATTCCAGGTTGCGGCGCTGAACGGGCATATCGCTGCGCTGCCGAGCCTGAAGGAGCACGGCCTGATCGAGCGGCCGCAGCGGCTCGCGGTTGCGGTCGAGGCGATGTTGACGACGGCCGAAGCCAGCAGCCTCGACGTCAAGACACTGTTTGCGCTGGAGCAGGACCTGCTCAACCTCGCCGACTCCGTCGGGCTGCACTATTTCCCGCACGGACCGAACGCCAGCCGGCCGGAGAAGCTCACGGGGCTGGCGTGA
- a CDS encoding transglutaminase family protein has protein sequence MIYDIRHVTTYSYETQVSFARCALRLEPITGDGQELVFHSVEIRPKPAERTARRDFFGTLTESVLIETAHRSLRIDSRSRVSVARQPPLRDAASPPWECVRDNAFEALSLDAGSPVGYVFASALVPVLRPVTAYASASFSPGGGILAGAADLMRRIRGDFKYDPKATVISTPLRDVFEKRHGVCQDFAHVMIAGLRGLGLPAAYVSGYLRTIPPPGQPRLQGADATHAWVSVWCGSELGWVGFDPTNDLMVANDHIILAIGRDFADVSPVDGVIVGARKQKLSVAVDVLPVE, from the coding sequence GTGATCTACGACATCCGTCACGTCACGACCTACAGCTACGAGACCCAGGTCAGCTTCGCGCGCTGCGCGCTGCGGCTGGAGCCGATCACCGGCGACGGGCAGGAGCTGGTTTTCCATTCGGTCGAGATTCGTCCGAAGCCCGCGGAGCGCACCGCGCGGCGCGACTTTTTCGGCACGCTGACCGAAAGCGTCCTGATCGAGACCGCGCATCGCAGCCTTCGCATCGATTCGCGCTCGCGGGTCTCCGTGGCGCGGCAGCCGCCGCTCCGTGACGCGGCGAGCCCGCCCTGGGAGTGCGTGCGCGACAACGCGTTCGAGGCGTTGAGCCTCGATGCGGGCTCGCCGGTCGGCTACGTCTTCGCCAGCGCGCTGGTGCCGGTGCTGCGGCCGGTGACGGCCTACGCTTCGGCGAGCTTTTCGCCCGGCGGCGGTATCCTTGCCGGTGCGGCCGACCTGATGCGTCGTATCCGCGGCGACTTCAAATACGATCCGAAGGCGACCGTGATCTCGACGCCGCTTCGCGACGTGTTCGAGAAGCGCCACGGCGTCTGCCAGGATTTTGCCCATGTGATGATCGCCGGACTGCGCGGCCTCGGCCTGCCGGCGGCCTATGTCAGCGGTTATCTGCGCACCATTCCGCCGCCGGGCCAGCCGCGGCTGCAGGGCGCGGACGCAACCCACGCCTGGGTGTCGGTCTGGTGCGGCAGCGAGCTCGGCTGGGTCGGGTTCGATCCGACCAACGATCTCATGGTCGCAAACGACCATATCATTCTCGCGATCGGCCGCGACTTCGCCGACGTCTCGCCAGTCGACGGCGTCATCGTCGGCGCGCGCAAGCAGAAGCTCAGCGTCGCCGTCGACGTGTTGCCGGTGGAGTGA